The DNA sequence AAAGTTCATCGAAGCTGCCATCGCTCAACGCCGCGCGCAGGCCATATTCGATCCGCTCCGACAGCGCCAGATTATCAGGGCTAACGAAGAAATAGAGGGGCGCGGGATAGACGATGACGAACTGAGTATCCACCATCAGCTTTGGTCTGTCGGCAATCTCGTCCCAGGGCTCATGAAGCGCCCGCAGAAAATAGTCGAAGCGCCCCTTCTCCAGCATGGTCAACAGGCTGTGGGCCGCGCCCCTTACCAAGGTAAAGCCCTGACGCTGCAAGATGTCGCTATCTGGCCAGTCGCTGCCCTGGCCTACGGGTATCCTCTGGAGCTCTTCTATCTGGGTGATGTTGGCGAAACGGGCCTCATCTTCGGTGCGTATGATGGCGATACGATGACCCATCAGTCCCTTGAGCAGGGGAAAGTAAACCGCGCGCAGCTGCCGCTCCCGGCTGATGCTGGTCATGGTCCACACCACATCCAGCTTGCCCTGCTCCACCAGCTTGATGGTGCGCCCCTGGGGCATATCCATCTCCACCGGCAGCAGGCGATAGTCGCCATATTGATCTTGGCTCTTCTCCATGGCCAGGCGTAGCAGGTCGATATAGTAGCTCTGTTTGGGATCAACAAAATGGGTCGACAGGTTGTAGCGCACCTCAGTCACCTCGGCCCGCGCCACAGCTGTCGTTATGAGACAGGTGGTTATGAGACTGGTAGTTATGAGACAAGCAGTAAACGAGCAAGCTTTTCTCAGACAAACGAATGTCTTGCACGCCATCGCACTTTGCACCATCTCGCTCCTCCCTGATCCCACTGCCTTGAGTATAGCAGCCGATGCTGAGATAGAGAGCAGAGGGAGAGAACAGAGGGAGAGAGCCAAGAGCAGATCTTAACCAATGACAACAAGGCCAAGCGTCGGGCGCCGCAAAAGGGGAAAAATAGTGTAAACTGACGGGGTTTTTCGCCCAAGAGCTCTCTAGTACGTAAAGCTAAGCCGTAAAAGATAAACCGCAAAAGATAAGCACCTAGAAGATAAGCCTGCCATGCAACCAGACTCCAAGCTAAGCCCTATCGAACATCACCTCAATGTCAGCCAGACAGAGACGGACGCCTGCACCCTGCTGGCCGAGGCGAGCCAGCTTTCCAAGCAGGAGATTAAACAGGCGATGGCCAAGGGCGCCGTGTGGCTCACGAGGGGAAAATACACTCAGCGTCTACGCCGAGCCAAGAAACCGCTTAAGCTTGGGGATCAGCTGCACCTCTACTACAACCCTAAGGTACTGGCTCAGCAGGTAGAGGATGCCCAGCTGATTCTGGATAAGGGCGAATACAGTATCTGGTACAAGCCCTACGCCATGTTGTGTCAGGGCTCAAAATGGAGCGATCACACCACCATCAACCGCTTCGTCGAGACTCATCTCACGCCCCAGCGCCCCGCCTTTATCATCCACCGTCTGGACAGGGCGGCGACGGGATTGGTGATCATAGGCCACAGCAAAACGATTACGGCGGCGCTCGCGGCCCAGTTCGAGCATCGCGAGCTGGACAAACAGTACAGGGTGATCGTCAAAGGGGAGTTTCCCAAGGCCACACGCACCATCACCACTGAGGTGGACGGCAAGCCGGCGTGTTCCCATGCCAGTCTGGTGGAATACGACAGTGAGCTGGATATGTCCCTGGTGCAGGTAAAGATAGAGACGGGCCGCAAGCATCAGATCCGCATCCATATGGCCAGCATAGGCTTTCCCGTGGTGGGTGACAGACAACATGGCGGCGCCGAGACCGGCGATGTGAATCTGCAGCTCACCGCCTGCTTTTTGGATTTCACCTGCCCCCTAAACCAACAGCCTCTGCATGTGGCACTCCCCGAGGCGCTGCAGCCCAGCCTAGCAGCACTTAAGGTTTGAGCGCCGCTTAAGGCTTGATCTGCTCGTCACCAGGCGTCGATGGCAAAGGCTCATCGACCCGCTTGACGGTCAGGGGCTCATCGCCGTCCAGTAGCTCGTCATAGCCCTTGGGCGGCGGCGTCCAGCCCCGCTCGCTCATGGCATACTTATCGTTTCTATCCCTGGCCATGGCGGCCTTGATGGTCTCTTCAAGCTCGATAAACAGCTTGCGATAGTTGTTATCGAATCGCTCGCCGCTGCTGTCATCTTTCCAGGCGCCGTAGAGCATGTCGGAGCTGCGCTTCTCGATGCGCTTGAAGGTGTTCTTCTGCTGCTCCACATGGAAGGGGTGAAAGCCGAGACACTTCATGGCGTCGGCCCCCAGCTCAAGGGCTGAGAGCAGGGTCTCCTTCTGGATGAAATCGGCACCTGCATCCCGCAGCAGATAGGCATGACCGCGGTCGAACGCCCGGGCAAGCACCTTGACCTTGGGATAGCTGTGCTTGACATACTTCACCAGCTCCACCGCGCTGTCTCGATTGTCCATGGCCACCACCAACAGGGAGGCTTCCTCTATCCCAGCCGTATGCAGCAGGTCCGGGCGGGTCGCATCACCAAAATAACTCTTCACATTGATGCGCCGCAGCATATCCACCTGGCTAATCTGATGATCCAGCACCACAGTCTTGATGCCATTGGCGCTCAGCAGGCGATTGATCACCTGTCCGAAACGACCGACGCCCGCGATGATCACGCTGCCGTGCTCATCTATGGTGTCCGCCTCGCGATCCGCCTTGGCGCTGCGATACCTGGGCTCAATAAAACGCTCAAACAGAATAAACAGTCCTGGGGTCAACATCATGCTCAGGGCCACCACCAATGAGAGCTTCTGCGCCAGCTCGCTCGGCAGCACATGATTCTGCACGGTGAAACTGAGCAGCACGAAACCAAACTCCCCTGCCTGGGCCAGACTGAGGGCGAACAGCCAGCGATCGCTTTTGCCTATCTTGAACACAGGCGAGATCAGCAAGAGCACCAAGGCCTTAAGCACTATGATCCCCAGGGTCAGCCCCAGGATGAGGCCGAGATCCTGCCACAGGATGCCAAAATCGATACCGGCACCGACTGTGATAAAG is a window from the Shewanella loihica PV-4 genome containing:
- a CDS encoding monovalent cation:proton antiporter-2 (CPA2) family protein, with protein sequence MTNYFLQAFIYLVAAVIAVPLARRFGLGSVLGYLIAGVVIGPVIGLVGEETSVIQHFAEFGVVMMLFVVGLELEPKMLWAMRNRLMGLGGLQLTLTTAAVAAIALYFEVQWSIAFTIGLIFALSSTAIVLQTFNEKGLNRTDGGRNAFSVLLFQDIAVIPMLAFIPLLALPELVEQAQQAATQVATKHEEISLVAGLPPWAYAIVIVAAIAILVVGGHYLSRPLFRFVASSGVREIFTATALMLVIGIAALMSLVGLSPALGTFLAGVVLANSEFRHELESNIDPFKGLLLGLFFITVGAGIDFGILWQDLGLILGLTLGIIVLKALVLLLISPVFKIGKSDRWLFALSLAQAGEFGFVLLSFTVQNHVLPSELAQKLSLVVALSMMLTPGLFILFERFIEPRYRSAKADREADTIDEHGSVIIAGVGRFGQVINRLLSANGIKTVVLDHQISQVDMLRRINVKSYFGDATRPDLLHTAGIEEASLLVVAMDNRDSAVELVKYVKHSYPKVKVLARAFDRGHAYLLRDAGADFIQKETLLSALELGADAMKCLGFHPFHVEQQKNTFKRIEKRSSDMLYGAWKDDSSGERFDNNYRKLFIELEETIKAAMARDRNDKYAMSERGWTPPPKGYDELLDGDEPLTVKRVDEPLPSTPGDEQIKP
- a CDS encoding substrate-binding periplasmic protein; the encoded protein is MARAEVTEVRYNLSTHFVDPKQSYYIDLLRLAMEKSQDQYGDYRLLPVEMDMPQGRTIKLVEQGKLDVVWTMTSISRERQLRAVYFPLLKGLMGHRIAIIRTEDEARFANITQIEELQRIPVGQGSDWPDSDILQRQGFTLVRGAAHSLLTMLEKGRFDYFLRALHEPWDEIADRPKLMVDTQFVIVYPAPLYFFVSPDNLALSERIEYGLRAALSDGSFDELFYHHAITEGMLGRARLTERRVFRLDNPFLSQTSKNLLSEPELWFD
- a CDS encoding RluA family pseudouridine synthase — encoded protein: MQPDSKLSPIEHHLNVSQTETDACTLLAEASQLSKQEIKQAMAKGAVWLTRGKYTQRLRRAKKPLKLGDQLHLYYNPKVLAQQVEDAQLILDKGEYSIWYKPYAMLCQGSKWSDHTTINRFVETHLTPQRPAFIIHRLDRAATGLVIIGHSKTITAALAAQFEHRELDKQYRVIVKGEFPKATRTITTEVDGKPACSHASLVEYDSELDMSLVQVKIETGRKHQIRIHMASIGFPVVGDRQHGGAETGDVNLQLTACFLDFTCPLNQQPLHVALPEALQPSLAALKV